Genomic segment of Parageobacillus genomosp. 1:
GTTCTGAAGAGTTAGGGTAGTTTTTTCTTTATGAAAAAATGGGTTTTTGAATAACGTTAACTTTTGTTATAATAGTTATAACAAATATAACAAAGGGTGAGATTGGTGTTAAGCGCAGAGCGAAAAGTGTTGAAAATCGGTAATTCTCTAGGTGTTACTTTTCCTGCTGAATTTTTAAATCAACTTGGTATCCATCAAGGGGATGAAATCCAAATGGAGTTAGAAGGGGATCAAATTGTAATCAAAAAAAGCAAAAAAGTGGATTTGCCAAAAGGGATTTCCGAGGATTTTTTTGAAATATTAAATGAAACGCTGGAGGAATATGATAAAACGATTAAGGGACTTGTGGAGCGATGAGATATTTAACGGTCAAAGAAGTTATCGCGATTCATTTTGTCATTATGGAAAGATATTCTCCAAAGGAACAAAAAGGAGTTAAAGATCCCGCTTTGTTGGAATCCGCCGTATATCGCCCGCAGCAAAGCGTTTTTGGACAGGATGCTTATCCTACCGTTTTCGAAAAAGCGGCTGCATTATTCGAATCGTTAGCGAAGAATCATTGTTTTCACAATGCAAACAAGCGGACCGCCTTTGTATCCCTTATTCAATTTTTAAAGTATAACGGATATGATTTTCATATGCCGCAAGACGACGCGATCGAATTTGTCGTCGATGTAGTGAATCATCGTTACTCTTTCGAACAAATCGTTGCAACGATAAAAGAATATGCCTTGGAACGGAAAAGATGACGGACAGTGACAGTGCACATACCCCTGTCAAGTACACAATGAAAAAAAGAGTATATGAAGCTGCGGCCTTTTCTCGATATTCAACCGGGGAAAGGCCGTTCCGTTTTTCTTGGAAACGGCTGTGATTGTAAAAATGAATATACTCTTCCATCGCCTGATGCGCCTGTTCCATCGTTTTTGGGTGTGCTAGGTTGTCCTTTCTTTACCATAAAAAATCCCCTCCAAGTAGACTGTTGAGAACATCATATCCAATGTCCTCTTTTTTTCGCTGTCTACTTGCAGAGGATTACCACCCTAGGAAAATGGCGAACAGGTGAACTGTTTAGTCAGTGTTATATTAGTCTTTCACGAGCGGTGCTGCTTGTTTGTTATAGCTGCTATTTAAGCGTTTTTTGGCAAATACGAAATAAGAAATAATCACTATAGCAGTGATTAAGAGTGTTAATAGTAATTGGGAAACCATAGATTTGATAAATAACATGGAGATAAGTATTACTAATAAAACGAAGATGGTCAAATAGGTTAGATACGGGAATAACCACATTTTTATCTTTAATGCTTCAGGATTGTTCTGTTCAAGTTTTTTCCGCATACGTAATTGTGAAACCGCAATAACTAAATATACAAGCAGGGCAATAGCTCCCGAGGAGTTAACGAGAAATAGAAACACTTTATCTGGGGAAATGTAATTCATGATCACTGCTATGTACCCAAAGAATGTGCTGGCAATGACAGCTTGAGCTGGTACACCGTTTTTGTTTAGCTTGAGGAATCGTTTTGGCGCTTCTCCTTTTTCCGCCAAGGAATAAAGCATCCTTGAGGTAGTATATAGCCCTGAATTTAGACAAGATAAAACGGCTGTTAATACGATAAAATTCATGATTTGTGCGGCGGCTGGTATGCCAACGTGCTCTAACACCGCAACAAAGGGGCTTTTTAAAACGCTTGCGGAGTTCCAAGGCAATAAAGTTACTACTACAGCGATCGAACCGATATAAAAAACTAGGATTCTCCACAGGACAGACTTAATTGCTCTAGTTACTGCTTTCTGCGGTTCAGCGGATTCTCCGGCGGCAATTGTAACGATTTCTGTTCCTACAAACGAAAAAATAACAATGACAATTCCTAAAAGGATGGAACTGATGCCATGCGGCATAAATCCGCCATTTCCGACTAGGTTTTTCAAGCCAATTGGGCTGCTGCTTGGATAAATTCCAAGTATGAAAGCGCCCCCGATAATTAAAAACAAAATGATACTTAATACTTTAATTAACGCAAACCAGTATTCAAATTCCCCGTATGATTTAACCGACCAAATGTTTGTAAGAGTTAACAATACGGTGAGAATTAAACTTAATAGCCATATTGGAATGCCATGAAACCAATATTGAATGATGGCAGCACCAGCATTAGCTTCGATAGCAATAACGATTACCCAGAAGAACCAATATAGCCATCCGATAGTAAATCCGGCCCAAGGTCCAATAGCATCGTGTGCATATGCTGAAAAAGAGCCGCTAGTAGGATTAGCTGCAGCCATTTCTCCTAACATTCTCATAACAAGAACTACTAAACAGCCGGCTAATGCATAGGAAACAATTGCCCCAGGGCCTGTAGAATGAATGACTGCGCCGCTTCCCACAAAAAGTCCGGCTCCTATAACCCCAGCTATTGCGATCATTGTCATGTGGCGTTCCCTTAATCCTTTTTGTAGACCCGTGTCCTGTCTTGCCAAAAAAATCCCCTCCTTGAAAATAGTTTATTACAAAATAATCTGAATAATTAGATAAATATTTTATACTTAGTTTATGTTGGAAAGCAGTTGCATATCATTAGACAAAATGTAAACAAAAACAGGCTATCTATTTGACGATTTGTAAATATCCTAGATGCCGCCACCGAAGTATATGCAGGATGAATGATTCGAGGAGATTCAGGGGACAAACAAGCAAACCGCCCGTCTGTTACTGGAACAAGTGTTGGCTGCAGAGTTATTTAATAGAATTGGCACATTAATCAATGAAATAACTTCAAAAGTGATCCGCAGTTATTTCAGGGTAGAACCTTATCAAAAATAGGGCAACGTGTTTCCTTGTCTTTTATTTCCTGTTAAAAAGAAACTAAAACTACATATTGGTCGCAAATGAATGCGGTAGTGTCAATAATGTTAACAGTACGTTTTTACATAATGAAAAACAAATTTCTCCACTTATTTAACAAAGTGTATAATGAAAAGCTTATTTACTATAGATAAAATATTCTTAAAGTTCGGATTTTTTAGTCTTCCATCAACCAAGATGGGGAGGTGTTATCTTTTTAGTGTTTTATTTCTATTAAAAAAGCTTACTTTTTACATTTTCCCGAGAAGTCTCCCTTCCTCTAAACGGAGTAAAGGAGGGAGAGGAATCGGGAAGTTTTTGATTTCCAAAAACGAACACGTATACGAGCCAGACATGTCCTGTCTGCCAAAAGAGAAAAAAAGTGCCTTCCCGCCTGTTTATGTGCCGGTGTGGATATGAGGAACATCGTGACGTTCATGGAGCGCGAAATATCTTAAGCAAAACGCTGAACGGCATCTTCAAACACTGGAACGTACAAACGAATCTGACGTATCTACGGATTGCGTAAGCAAGAAGTAGTAGAAGGGTTGGACCGCCCCATCGGTGTAGTGCCGATGTTGCTTACTAGACCCATCAAGAAGACTTCCGATGCCAGGCATCGAGTGGAAGGAGACCTCCTTCTTCTGCGCAGAAGCTTCTTTGGTGGAGATGGTAAGAAACTCCCACCTCTTCATGGAATGAAGGTGGGAGAGGTTCATTAGATTTGAAAATATAGAAAAGCGAGGGGTTGAGAGATGGCTGATCAAGTAACAATCGGCCTTATTCAAGCATCACATGATGTCCATGGGGATGAGCCGGTGGAAGTCCATAAAGAAAAGGCGATTGAAAAACATATAAAATTGGTGCAAGAGGCAAAAGACCGGGGAGCGCAAATCATCTGTTTGCAAGAAATTTTCTACGGTCCATATTTTTGTGCGGAACAAAACACAAAATGGTATGATGCCGCAGAAGAAATTCCAAACGGACCGACGACGAAAATGTTTCAGGAGCTGGCGAAACAACTAGGTGTTGTCATTGTTCTGCCGATTTATGAAAGAGAGGGAATTGCTACTTATTATAATACAGCCGCTGTCATTGACGCAGATGGCACATACTTGGGGAAATATCGGAAACAGCATATCCCGCATGTCGGCGTAGGCAACGAAGGATGTGGATTTTGGGAAAAATTTTATTTCAAACCAGGGAATTTAGGATATCCGGTATTTGATACGGCATTTGCTAAAATCGGCGTTTACATTTGTTATGACCGCCACTTCCCAGAAGGGGCAAGAATTTTAGGATTAAAAGGTGCTGAAATTGTTTTTAACCCATCGGCGACGGTAGCTGGTCTTTCCGAATACTTATGGAAGCTAGAGCAGCCTGCTCATGCAGTGGCAAATGGATATTATGTCGCTGCCATCAATCGGGTCGGATATGAAGCTCCGTGGAACATGGGAGAATTTTATGGACAGTCTTATTTAGTGGACCCAAGAGGCAACTTTGTTGCGATGGGAAGCCGTGACAAAGATGAGGTCGTCATCGGTGTGATGGACAAAAAGATGATTCGCGAAGTTCGCGATCTTTGGCAGTTTTATAGAGACCGCCGCCCAGAAACTTACAATGAAATGACAGCGTTACTGCCATAAAGCGTAAAAAGGGATTAGGGTTTTACTCTATTCCCTTTTTTTAAAATGAAGAAGGAGGTTGTTTGCGATGAGCCTATCCCTCTCTGATTTGGAGAAAAACTTCCAAGAAGTGGAACCAAGTTTAACCGATCGGGAAGCGATAGAAGAAGCCAACCGATGTTTATATTGTTATGATGCGCCTTGTATTAAAGCCTGTCCTACAGGAATTGATATTCCAACTTTTATCAAAAAAATTGCGTCCGGGAACTTAAAAGGATCAGCAAAAACCATTATGTTGTCCAATCCTGTCGGTGCTAGCTGTGCAAGGGTATGCCCGACGGAGGAACTGTGTGAAGGCGCTTGTGTTCTGAATCATTCCACCAAGCCGATCATGATTGGAAAGCTGCAACGATATGCGACAGATTGGGCCATTCGGAATGAAGAAGTATTGTTTCAGGCTGGAAAGAAAAACGGAAAAACAGTGGCTGTTGTCGGCGGTGGCCCTGCTGGATTATCTGCCGCTAGAGAATTGGCTCGAATGGGATATACGGTCACCATTTTTGAAGCGGAAAAAGAAGCAGGGGGACTTAATACGTATGGCATCGTTTCCTTCCGCCTTCCGCAAAAAATATCGTTTTGGGAAGTGAATCAAGTCAAAAGTTTAGGGGTACAAATTCGCACAAATACGCGGGTAGGAAAAGATGTTTCCGCTAAGGAGCTTTTAGACCATTACGATGCAGTCGTGTTGGCTGTCGGTATGGGGAGAGTTCCGCGGCTAGGCATTGAAGGAGAGGACTTGGACGGAGTGTATGATGCCATTGAATTTATTAAAGAAACGAAAACAAAACCATTGACTGACA
This window contains:
- the gabP gene encoding GABA permease; its protein translation is MARQDTGLQKGLRERHMTMIAIAGVIGAGLFVGSGAVIHSTGPGAIVSYALAGCLVVLVMRMLGEMAAANPTSGSFSAYAHDAIGPWAGFTIGWLYWFFWVIVIAIEANAGAAIIQYWFHGIPIWLLSLILTVLLTLTNIWSVKSYGEFEYWFALIKVLSIILFLIIGGAFILGIYPSSSPIGLKNLVGNGGFMPHGISSILLGIVIVIFSFVGTEIVTIAAGESAEPQKAVTRAIKSVLWRILVFYIGSIAVVVTLLPWNSASVLKSPFVAVLEHVGIPAAAQIMNFIVLTAVLSCLNSGLYTTSRMLYSLAEKGEAPKRFLKLNKNGVPAQAVIASTFFGYIAVIMNYISPDKVFLFLVNSSGAIALLVYLVIAVSQLRMRKKLEQNNPEALKIKMWLFPYLTYLTIFVLLVILISMLFIKSMVSQLLLTLLITAIVIISYFVFAKKRLNSSYNKQAAPLVKD
- a CDS encoding nitrilase-related carbon-nitrogen hydrolase yields the protein MADQVTIGLIQASHDVHGDEPVEVHKEKAIEKHIKLVQEAKDRGAQIICLQEIFYGPYFCAEQNTKWYDAAEEIPNGPTTKMFQELAKQLGVVIVLPIYEREGIATYYNTAAVIDADGTYLGKYRKQHIPHVGVGNEGCGFWEKFYFKPGNLGYPVFDTAFAKIGVYICYDRHFPEGARILGLKGAEIVFNPSATVAGLSEYLWKLEQPAHAVANGYYVAAINRVGYEAPWNMGEFYGQSYLVDPRGNFVAMGSRDKDEVVIGVMDKKMIREVRDLWQFYRDRRPETYNEMTALLP
- a CDS encoding AbrB/MazE/SpoVT family DNA-binding domain-containing protein; the protein is MLKIGNSLGVTFPAEFLNQLGIHQGDEIQMELEGDQIVIKKSKKVDLPKGISEDFFEILNETLEEYDKTIKGLVER
- a CDS encoding NAD(P)-dependent oxidoreductase — its product is MSLSLSDLEKNFQEVEPSLTDREAIEEANRCLYCYDAPCIKACPTGIDIPTFIKKIASGNLKGSAKTIMLSNPVGASCARVCPTEELCEGACVLNHSTKPIMIGKLQRYATDWAIRNEEVLFQAGKKNGKTVAVVGGGPAGLSAARELARMGYTVTIFEAEKEAGGLNTYGIVSFRLPQKISFWEVNQVKSLGVQIRTNTRVGKDVSAKELLDHYDAVVLAVGMGRVPRLGIEGEDLDGVYDAIEFIKETKTKPLTDKLVGKRVVVIGAGNTAIDGATCSVRLGAENVKILYRRTKEEMTAYDFEYEFAKQDGVEFRWLTAPKRIIGDENGKVTHIECVRMKLGEPDADGRRRPVPIEGSEFTMRVDVVIKAIGQTRHLELIKEFGLEHDDGVVKVNPENYQTSNKKVFACGDVIFAKGQGEAMVVSAAQQGKEAAYAIHQYLTKAVSETA
- a CDS encoding type II toxin-antitoxin system death-on-curing family toxin, producing the protein MRYLTVKEVIAIHFVIMERYSPKEQKGVKDPALLESAVYRPQQSVFGQDAYPTVFEKAAALFESLAKNHCFHNANKRTAFVSLIQFLKYNGYDFHMPQDDAIEFVVDVVNHRYSFEQIVATIKEYALERKR